The Curtobacterium sp. MCSS17_015 genomic sequence GGTGATCGAGGGCTCGTAGTTGACGTGGGGGTTCTCGCCACCGTGGTCCTGGTGGTACGCCATCTGCCCGTCGCGCTGGTTCGTGGCGACGTTCCCGTTCTTCGGCGCGTTCACCGGCAGCTGCAGGTAGTTCGGGCCGACGCGGTACCGCTGCGTGTCCGAGTAGGAGAACGTGCGGCCGACGAGCATCTTGTCGTCGGAGAAGTCGAGTCCGTCGACCAGCACGCCGGTGCCGAACGAGAGCTGCTCGTTCTCGGCGAAGTGGTTCGTGACGTTCCGGTTGAGCACCATCTTGCCGACGACCTTCGGCGGGAACTCGTTCTCGGGCCACACCTTGGTGTCGTCGAGCGGGTCGAAGTCGAGCTCGGGGTGGTCGTGGTCGTCCATGAGCTGCACGCGGAGCTCCCACTCCGGGTACTCGCCCCGTTCGATGGCCTCGTACAGGTCCTTCGACGCGTGGCCGAGGTCACCGCCCTGCACCACGGCCGCGTCGGCCTCGGTCATCGAGCTGACGCCGACCGACGGGATCCAGTGGTACTTGACGAGCTTGGTGTCGCCGTCGCCGTTCACCCACTTGTAGGTGTTCACGCCGAAGCCCTGCTGCGTCCGGTAGTTCGCGGGGATGCCGCGCGGGCTGAACAGGTTGACGAGCATGTGCATCGCCTCGGGCGTCTGCGACATGAAGTCGAAGATGCGGGCCGGCTCCTGACGGAACGTGACGGGGTCCGGCTTGAGGGAGTGGATGACGTCCGGGAACTTGATGGCGTCGCGGATGAAGAAGACACCGAGGTTGTTGCCGACGAGGTCCCAGTTGCCGTCCTCGGTGTAGAACTTCACCGCGAAGCCGCGGGGGTCGCGAGCGGCTTCTGACGAGTCGCGCCCGCCGATCACGGTCGAGAACCGGATGGCGACGTCGGTGCGCTTGCCGGCCTCCTGGAAGAGCTTCGCGCGGGTGTACTGCGCGATCGGCTCGTCACCCCAGGTGCCGGTGGCCTCGAAGTACCCGAAGGCGACCGCGCCGCGGGCGTGCACGACCCGCTCCGGGATCCGCTCGCGGTCGAAGTGGCTGATCTTCTCGAGGAACTGGTAGTTCTCGAGCGTCGCCGGGCCGCGGGCCCCGACCGTGCGCTGGTTCTGGTTGTCGTAGACGGGGTGGCCCTGCCGGTTGGTGAGCACCCGGCGGTCGTCACCCTCGGCGGGTGGCTGGCTGGAGACGTCGGTCATGGCGTCGTCCTCTCTGCGTTCTGGTCACGGACTCGGGTTCACGCCCGAGTGTGGCCTGCGGGGGAGACGACTGTTCCCAGCGGTGATGGGGTTCCCAGGAGTTCAGAGCCCGTTCAGCTCCGGCCGCGGTTCCGCCGACGCACGGCCTTGGGGGCACGCCCCGCCATGAACGAGCGGGCCGGGTCGACGACGAACCCCTGCCGCAGCGCCTCGCGCCCGACGAGCATCCGGAAGCCCATCTGGTCGCGGTTGCTCAGCGTCACCTCGGCCAGGACCGTGCGCCCGGCGAGCTCGATCGACATCAGCACCACGATCCGCTCCTGCGTGTGACCGCTCGAGCTGCGGATCACGCGGCGGTCGTGGATCGCGCACTCGACGGTCTGCGGGTCGACGTCGGAGTCCTGCCACGGGTGCACCGAGAACCGGACGCGGCCGCCGGGGAGCTCCTCGACGTCGAAGGCGTGCAGCGCCGAACTCCGGGCACCGGTGTCGAGCTTGACCTTGATCCAGGGGATGCCGATGTCCGGCAGCGCCGCCCACTCCCGCCACCCGGCGACGATCCGCACACGGGACGCGGACTTCCCGCCGTCGGGGCGCTTCGCGGGGTCGGCCATGCCCCTATCTTGGCAGTGATGAAACTCGCCATCCTGTCGCGCGCTCCGCACGCGTACTCGACGCAGCGTCTCCGCACCGCTGCCGCCGAACGCGGTCACACCGTCAAGGTGCTGAACACCCTCCGGTTCGCGATCGACCTCACCGGTGAGCAGCCGGACCTGCAGTACCGCGGCAAGCTGCTGTCCGACTACGACGCCGTCCTGCCGCGCATCGGCAACTCCATCACGTACTACGGCACCGCGGTCGTCCGACAGTTCGAGCAGATGGACGTCTACACGCCGAACACCGCGAACGGCATCACGAACTCGCGCGACAAGCTCCGCGCGAACCAGATCCTGTCCCGGCACGACATCGGCATGCCGGCGACGACGTTCGTCAACAGCCGGGCGGACGTCCGCGGTGCGATCGAGCGGGTCGGTGGCGCCCCGGTCGTCATCAAGCTGCTCGAGGGCACGCAGGGGATCGGGGTGATCCTGGCGCCCGAGGCGAAGGTCGCCGAGTCCATCGTCGAGACCCTCCACTCGACGAAGCAGAACGTGCTCATCCAGAGCTTCATCTCGGAGAGCCGCGGCAAGGACATCCGCGCGCTCGTGGTGGGGGACCGGGTGGTCGCGGCGATGCGCCGGTCCGCGTCCGGCGACGAGTTCCGCTCGAACGTGCACCGCGGCGGCACCGTCGAGCAGGTCACGCTGACGCCGGAGTACGAGGAGGCCGCCGTGCGCTCCGCCCAGATCATGGGGCTCCGGGTCGCCGGCGTCGACATGCTCGAGGGCAACGAGGGACCGCTCGTGATGGAGGTCAACTCCTCCCCGGGCCTGGAGGGCATCGAGCGCGCCACCGGCCTCGACGTCGCCGGTGCGATCATCGACTTCATCGCGAACCAGGTCGCGTTCCCCGAGATCGACGTCCGGCAGCGCCTCAGTGTCTCGACGGGGTACGGCGTCGCCGAGCTGCTCGTGCACACGAACGCGGACCTGGTCGGCAAGACGATCAAAGACTCGGGGCTGTGGGACCGCGACATCACGGTCCTCACGCTGCACCGCGGGACGTCGGTCATCCCGAACCCCCGCAGTGGCGTGGTGCTCGAGCCCGGTGACCGGCTGCTGTGCTTCGGCAAGCTCGAGGAGATGCGCTCGATGATCCCGGACCGCCGTCGTCGACGCACGAAGCTGCGGAAGCTCCCGAAGGAAGCGCTGCCCGACAGCTGACCCCGGTCCTGACCGGGCGGCTGTCGCGGACCCCCGCGTGCCCTCGTCCGGATGGCGCGGGCCCTCGGGCCGGGCGGCGCACCCCGGCCCGGTGCCGCGTACCGTCCGAGCAGAAGAGAGTTCGTCTCGTGTCCCGCGGTCCATGATCGTCCCGGGGAGGACGGCACCGGAGCGCGGGCGCCGTGAACAGGGAGCACGCCATGACGAAGTACGAATCGAACCAGGACGTGGAGCCGCTCCACGTGACCACCTACCGTTCCGCCCGCAAGGCCGCTCGCCGCGGGTGGGCGGTCCCGGCGGACGTGCCGGTGCCGTCGCTCGAGGACGTCTGGCGCAGCGACCGCACCCCGGCGGACCGGGCCCGACAGCGCTGACCCCGTCGCGATGAGCTCCGGAGCACGGCCGACCACGGCCCGGCTCCGGCGAGACCGTCCTCAGCCCGGACCGGACGACCCCGCCCGGACCGCGGTGAGTACGACGTCGAGCGCCCGGTCGAGTTCGGGCAGTGTCACGGCCCCGTACCCGAGCACGATCCCGTTGCCCGACCGTCCCCGCTCGAGCTCGTAGTCGGCGAGGTCGGCCAGCAGGACACCGTCCGCCGCCGCGCGGGTGACCACGGCAGCGCCGGTCGGTGTACCCGGCCACGTCAGGACCGCGTGTAGACCGCCGGTGAGGGCACGGGCCTCCAGGCCGGGGATGCCCGTGTCGGCGAGCCGGACCGCGATCCGTTCCCGTCGGTGCGTGTAGTCCCGGCGCACCCGGCCGAGGTGGCGGCGGAACGCCCCGGTGCGGAGCAGGTGCGCGAGCGTGACCTGTACCGGCTCGGCGACGACCGCACCGCGGGCCGTCCGGGCCGATCGGACCGCTTCGCCGACCGGACCGGCGGGCACGACGACGTAGGCACACCGGAGCCGCGGGTCGAGGGTCTTCGAGAAGCCGCCGAGGTGCACCACGACGCCGTCGGTGTCGAGCGCGGCGAGGGCCGGGACGGGACTGCCCCGGTGGCGGAACTCGGAGTCGTAGTCGTCCTCGACCACGACCATGCCGACCGCCGAGGCGTGCGCGAGCAGCGCTCGCCGGTGCCCGACCGGCATCACGGAGCCGAGCGGGTACTGGTGCGTGGGGGAGACGACGACCGCGTCGACGTCGACCGCGGCGAGGGCGGCGAGGTCGACGCCGTCCGGTCCGACGGGGACGGCCACCAGGTCCGCGCCGGCACTCGTCAGGGCGCGGTGGCCGGAACGGTACCCGGGGTCCTCGACGGCGATCCGGGGCGCGCGGCCGAGCAGGGTGCCCAGTGCCTCGGCGACGAGGGACAGCGCCTCCGAGGTCCCGGCAGCGACGAGGACCTGCGACACCGACGGGGAGAACCCGCGCGCGAGACCGAGCTGCACGACCAGTTGCTCGCGCAGGGCGGGCAGCCCCGCGGGCTCGGACAGCGCGTTGCGGAGCGGCGCGTCGGCCGCGGCCCGCCAGGCCGCTCGCCAGTCCCGGTCGCTGATCGCGGCGACGGCCGGGATCCCCGGTCGGCAGTCGACGCCGAGTCGCTCCGGCGCCTCGGCAGGTGCGACATCCGGCGCCGGCCCCCGCTGCCCGCGGCTCACCCCGGGCGCACCGCCCGCTCCGGCCACGACCCGGGCCGCCGCGCCCTGCCGCGTCCGGAGGTACCCCTCGCCGTCGAGCTGCTCGTAGGCCGCCACGACTGTGCCGCGCGCGACCCCGAGCTCGCCCGCCAGGGACCGCGTCGACGGCAGCGGGTCACCGGCGCCGAGGGTCCCGTCGTGCACCAGGGCCCGCACCCGTGCGACGACGGCGGCCACCTTGCTCGACTGGTCCACCTGGAGCGCCCCGATCTGGTCTACGTGCTGGTCCAGTCCCGACCCTAGCGTCGAGACATGCCCGCTCCCGACGCACTGCCTTCCCTCACCGTCCGCCGTCTCCGCGAGCGCCAGCAGACCGATCCGGAGGCGCTCCGTCAGGTCCTCGCCGAGGGCTTCGTCGCCCACGTCGCCCTCGTCCGTGACGGCTTCCCGATCGTCCTGCCGTACCTGTACGGCGTCGGCGACCTCGGTGCCGGACCGGTCCTGCTGTTGCACGGGTCGACGGGCGGCGGGCTCTTCCTCGACGCCGGCGCGGAGGGCGTCCCCGTCTCCGCCACGGTCACCCACCTGGACGGCATCGTCTTCGCCCGCTCGACCTTCGACAGCTCCGCGAACTACCGCAGCGCGATGGTCGTCGGCCGCGCGACTGTGGTGCCGACCGAGCAGCGTGCCGAGGCGCTCCGCCAGGTCGCGGACCACCTCATGCCCGGCCGGCGCGCCGAGGTGCGCGAGATGACCGCCAAGGAGGTCCGCCAGACCCAGGTCCTGCAACTCCCGCTCGACACGGCGAGCGTCAAGGTCCGTGCCGCCGGCGTCGGTGAGGCACCCGACGACGGTGAGGACCACCGTGTCTGGGCGGGTGTCCTGCCGGTCGCGGTGCGTGCCGGCGCACCGGTGTCGGGAGCGCTCGCCGCCGCGTCGGCCACGGCTCCCGACCCGTCCGTGCTCGCGCTCGCCGCACGGCTCGACGCGCTCGCCGACGACCGGGAGGCCGCGTGTCTGTGACGGACCGCAGGAACTCGCCGAGGTTCCCCAGCCGTGGTCAGGTTCCTGACCGATACGTTGTCTCTCCGGGTCGCCGCCCGAGACGGGCGGTCCAGACACGGAAGGAACCATGGGACGCCAAGCACTGCCCGCTGACGACGACCGTCGATCGGGCGCCGGCACCGTCCCCACAACCGTCGCCCCCGTGACCCGGGCACGCGGCCGCCGCGCCGCCGCCGGACCATCCGTCGCCCGCAGCACCTGGGTGGCGCACGAGCGCCCGGCCCGCGTCGTGACGCTCTCCCCGGCGCGGACCGCCCACCCGGTCGCCGACCCCGTGACCGGCACGCTCGTCTCCCGGACCGCCGCGCTCCGCGCCGAGCGCGCGGCCGACCCGCGGCACGTGCGACGTGCCGCCACCGCCAGACGCGCCGCACTGCTGATCGCCCCGGCACTGGCGGTCACCTCGACCCTGTCCCTCTCGATCCCGGCCGAGGCCGCCACGGCCGCACCGGCTGCGGTGCCCACGACGACCTCCCTCGAGCTGCAGACCTACACCGTCGCCCACGACGTCGAGGTCCCGATCACGTCGTCCGACGGCGTGACGACGACATCGGTCGTGTCGTACCCGACCCTGGTCCTCCGCTTCGGCGTGACCGAGGCCCAGGCGCAGTCGGCACTGTCCGCGGCGCTCTCGGCAGGCGGCGACCGCGCCACGGTGCTGCAGACGGCACTGCAGTACCTCGGCGACCCGTACCTCGAGGGCGGAGCGGACCACGCGGGCATCGACTGCTCCGGCCTGACGATGGTGGCGTACCAGGCGGTCGGGATCGAGCTCGCCCACTACGTCCCCACGCAGGACGCCGCCGCGGAGACCGTCCCCGAGTCCGAGGCGGCGCCGGGGGACCTGGTGGTCTTCGACGACGAGGACCACGTCGGCCTGTACCTCGGGCAGGGACTCGTGCTCCAGGCACCGCACCCGGGCGAGGTCGTGGACATCGTCCCGATGTACTCGATGCCGCACCACTTCGCCCGGCTCCTGCCTGCCGGTTCCTGAGCGGCGGGGTCGTCGCCGTGCAGGCCGACGGCTCCGACCGGCCACGTGTTCCCCGTGCGTGTGCTCACGGAGGCCGGGACCGTCGTGCAGTCGGTCTGACCAGCCCGACCACGCAGGATCGCTGGGCTGACTCGCGAAGGGTTGCGGGCCTCCCGTAAGCTGGAGTGATGGCCACCGACACCCGCACCCCGTTCGAGGAGCAGAGCGCAGCACGCTCCGTCCGCCCGCAGGTGCGCCCGCGCACCGAGGGCTGGCAGCAGGCCACGGGGACCGACGGCCGACCACTGCTGCAGTTCGCGTCGCCGAAGCGGGGCAAGCCGCCCGTGCACCTGGCCGACCTGACGGCCGAGGAGCGCGAAGCCAAGGTCAAGGAACTCGGTCTGCCCGGGTTCCGCGCCAAGCAGCTCGCCACCCACTACTTCACGCACTACACGTCCGACCCGGCCAAGATGACCGACCTGCCGGCGGCCCAGCGCGACGAACTCGTCGCCGGCATGCTGCCGCCCCTGCTGACCGAGACCCGTCGTCTCGAGACGGACAAGGGCGACACGATCAAGTTCCTCTGGAAGCTGCACGACGGCGCCCTCGTGGAGTCGGTGCTCATGCGGTACCCGGGGCGCATCACGCTCTGCGTCTCGTCCCAGGCCGGCTGCGGGATGAACTGCCCGTTCTGCGCGACCGGCCAGGCAGGCCTGACGCGCAACATGTCGACGGCCGAGATCATCGAGCAGATCGTCCGGGCGAACGAGGCGATCGCTGCCGGGGAACTCGGCGGCGATCCTCGCAAGGGCGGCAAGGACCGGGTCGATGCCGAGC encodes the following:
- a CDS encoding C40 family peptidase → MGRQALPADDDRRSGAGTVPTTVAPVTRARGRRAAAGPSVARSTWVAHERPARVVTLSPARTAHPVADPVTGTLVSRTAALRAERAADPRHVRRAATARRAALLIAPALAVTSTLSLSIPAEAATAAPAAVPTTTSLELQTYTVAHDVEVPITSSDGVTTTSVVSYPTLVLRFGVTEAQAQSALSAALSAGGDRATVLQTALQYLGDPYLEGGADHAGIDCSGLTMVAYQAVGIELAHYVPTQDAAAETVPESEAAPGDLVVFDDEDHVGLYLGQGLVLQAPHPGEVVDIVPMYSMPHHFARLLPAGS
- a CDS encoding pyridoxamine 5'-phosphate oxidase family protein; translation: MPAPDALPSLTVRRLRERQQTDPEALRQVLAEGFVAHVALVRDGFPIVLPYLYGVGDLGAGPVLLLHGSTGGGLFLDAGAEGVPVSATVTHLDGIVFARSTFDSSANYRSAMVVGRATVVPTEQRAEALRQVADHLMPGRRAEVREMTAKEVRQTQVLQLPLDTASVKVRAAGVGEAPDDGEDHRVWAGVLPVAVRAGAPVSGALAAASATAPDPSVLALAARLDALADDREAACL
- the rimK gene encoding 30S ribosomal protein S6--L-glutamate ligase, producing MKLAILSRAPHAYSTQRLRTAAAERGHTVKVLNTLRFAIDLTGEQPDLQYRGKLLSDYDAVLPRIGNSITYYGTAVVRQFEQMDVYTPNTANGITNSRDKLRANQILSRHDIGMPATTFVNSRADVRGAIERVGGAPVVIKLLEGTQGIGVILAPEAKVAESIVETLHSTKQNVLIQSFISESRGKDIRALVVGDRVVAAMRRSASGDEFRSNVHRGGTVEQVTLTPEYEEAAVRSAQIMGLRVAGVDMLEGNEGPLVMEVNSSPGLEGIERATGLDVAGAIIDFIANQVAFPEIDVRQRLSVSTGYGVAELLVHTNADLVGKTIKDSGLWDRDITVLTLHRGTSVIPNPRSGVVLEPGDRLLCFGKLEEMRSMIPDRRRRRTKLRKLPKEALPDS
- a CDS encoding PLP-dependent aminotransferase family protein, translating into MDQSSKVAAVVARVRALVHDGTLGAGDPLPSTRSLAGELGVARGTVVAAYEQLDGEGYLRTRQGAAARVVAGAGGAPGVSRGQRGPAPDVAPAEAPERLGVDCRPGIPAVAAISDRDWRAAWRAAADAPLRNALSEPAGLPALREQLVVQLGLARGFSPSVSQVLVAAGTSEALSLVAEALGTLLGRAPRIAVEDPGYRSGHRALTSAGADLVAVPVGPDGVDLAALAAVDVDAVVVSPTHQYPLGSVMPVGHRRALLAHASAVGMVVVEDDYDSEFRHRGSPVPALAALDTDGVVVHLGGFSKTLDPRLRCAYVVVPAGPVGEAVRSARTARGAVVAEPVQVTLAHLLRTGAFRRHLGRVRRDYTHRRERIAVRLADTGIPGLEARALTGGLHAVLTWPGTPTGAAVVTRAAADGVLLADLADYELERGRSGNGIVLGYGAVTLPELDRALDVVLTAVRAGSSGPG
- a CDS encoding RimK/LysX family protein; its protein translation is MADPAKRPDGGKSASRVRIVAGWREWAALPDIGIPWIKVKLDTGARSSALHAFDVEELPGGRVRFSVHPWQDSDVDPQTVECAIHDRRVIRSSSGHTQERIVVLMSIELAGRTVLAEVTLSNRDQMGFRMLVGREALRQGFVVDPARSFMAGRAPKAVRRRNRGRS
- the rlmN gene encoding 23S rRNA (adenine(2503)-C(2))-methyltransferase RlmN, producing the protein MATDTRTPFEEQSAARSVRPQVRPRTEGWQQATGTDGRPLLQFASPKRGKPPVHLADLTAEEREAKVKELGLPGFRAKQLATHYFTHYTSDPAKMTDLPAAQRDELVAGMLPPLLTETRRLETDKGDTIKFLWKLHDGALVESVLMRYPGRITLCVSSQAGCGMNCPFCATGQAGLTRNMSTAEIIEQIVRANEAIAAGELGGDPRKGGKDRVDAERVTNIVFMGMGEPLANYKRVMDAVRIMTAPQPNGLGMSARGITISTVGLVPAILKLADEDIPVTFALSLHAPDDELRDELIPVNSKWKVDEAIDAAHNYYVKTGRRVSIEYALIKDMNDHAWRADLLAEKLNKRGKGWVHVNPIPLNPTPGSVWTSSEVHVQDEFVRRLNAAGIPTTLRDTRGKEIDGACGQLAAAD
- a CDS encoding catalase, producing MTDVSSQPPAEGDDRRVLTNRQGHPVYDNQNQRTVGARGPATLENYQFLEKISHFDRERIPERVVHARGAVAFGYFEATGTWGDEPIAQYTRAKLFQEAGKRTDVAIRFSTVIGGRDSSEAARDPRGFAVKFYTEDGNWDLVGNNLGVFFIRDAIKFPDVIHSLKPDPVTFRQEPARIFDFMSQTPEAMHMLVNLFSPRGIPANYRTQQGFGVNTYKWVNGDGDTKLVKYHWIPSVGVSSMTEADAAVVQGGDLGHASKDLYEAIERGEYPEWELRVQLMDDHDHPELDFDPLDDTKVWPENEFPPKVVGKMVLNRNVTNHFAENEQLSFGTGVLVDGLDFSDDKMLVGRTFSYSDTQRYRVGPNYLQLPVNAPKNGNVATNQRDGQMAYHQDHGGENPHVNYEPSITGGLREAEYPTHDDQGPEIVGRLTRKRIPRTNDYTQAGQRYLLLEDWERDDLVANFVDLISQAARPVQERMLWHFYMVEDDLGRRVGEGLGITLDEVKDLPPLQSQTLDEAEFARLANLGHNGSRDVEGLMMTHCVPDERAVRV